One window from the genome of Desulfomicrobium apsheronum encodes:
- a CDS encoding XRE family transcriptional regulator has protein sequence MTRKFSALRDELSPDARKKSAALTRKMLREMPLHELRHVRGLSQQELARLLNVQQPAIAKQERRSDMYLSTLRSHIEAMGGELEILARFPDGDVRITNFSSIGEADAQNEESPSGPPKHS, from the coding sequence ATGACTAGAAAATTCTCGGCACTCAGGGACGAATTGTCGCCGGACGCCCGAAAAAAATCAGCGGCCTTGACGCGCAAGATGCTCAGGGAAATGCCGTTGCATGAACTGCGACATGTGCGCGGCCTCTCGCAGCAGGAACTTGCACGGCTGTTGAATGTTCAGCAACCCGCCATCGCCAAGCAGGAACGCCGGTCGGACATGTATCTTTCCACACTGCGCAGTCACATCGAAGCGATGGGAGGAGAACTGGAAATTCTGGCCAGATTCCCGGATGGCGACGTGCGCATCACCAACTTTTCTTCCATTGGAGAAGCGGATGCCCAAAACGAGGAGTCTCC
- a CDS encoding type II toxin-antitoxin system RelE/ParE family toxin, with protein MIKATHWEVEFTDEFEAWWHTLTEEAQISLDASVRLLEFLGPSLGFPHSSGVFRSRHGHMRELRTQSGGRPLRTLYAFDPRRTAILLIGGDKTGNDRWYDEFVSRADSLYDEHLRQITKEGLLDD; from the coding sequence ATGATTAAAGCAACACATTGGGAAGTCGAATTCACCGACGAGTTTGAGGCTTGGTGGCACACGTTGACCGAGGAAGCACAGATCTCGCTTGATGCATCCGTGAGGCTTCTTGAATTTCTCGGACCTTCCTTGGGTTTTCCCCATTCATCGGGAGTGTTCCGATCAAGGCACGGACATATGCGCGAATTGCGGACACAGAGCGGAGGCAGACCCTTGCGAACACTTTACGCATTCGACCCACGTAGGACCGCCATACTTCTCATCGGAGGCGACAAGACCGGAAATGACCGCTGGTATGATGAATTCGTCTCGCGGGCCGATTCCCTTTACGACGAACATCTTCGCCAAATCACGAAGGAGGGATTGCTCGATGACTAG